The genomic window CATCCTCTTTGATCTTCCCAAAATCCGGAGTTCCCCGGCCCAATCAAACCCCATCTTCTCGAATTTCTTCTCTCAATGTTCTTGGCCCCCTTCAATTTACTCGGCCAAAGCGTTTGGCCTCCTTCAAGGTAGACTGTTTTCTTTTGCTTAATTCGGATGTAATCCTGATTACCCATTtgtcaattttttgtttttctctaatgCCGCTCTGGGTTTGATTTCTTTCGAGGTGGTTTGTTTTGTGTTCCTTAATCTGGGTGTAATGGTGATTACCCATTTTTGAGAAGTTTCTTTTATGCCGTTTCTAGTGAAATTCGAATGATTTATGGCTTGTTTCGAGTTGAATTTTGAGTAtccatttgtttttgttgtttcgATAATGAAATTTGTGTTGCTTCTGTCATTCATTTGGTTCGTTGGTAGTTTAATGGAACCAGGCTATGAAGCGAAGTAggggtttttggttttttttgtattattgattttccttttctgaaaaaaaaatgctgtTTTTTGCTATTTCTGCTGCAATTTGATTCATTCATGGAATGCTTTTGGGTGATATCTTGGGTATACTTTTTTCATTGTTTGCTTAATGAGCTTTGTGTTGCCACTGTGTGTTTCTTTGGAAATTTGAGAAGGACCACTGCATGCAGCAAAATCCGAATTGTGGATTTTAATTGTCAATTTAGCTTTGTCATTTGGAGTGACTGTTTTGAAGTATTTTGTTCTCATCTAGAGTTCTACACTGACAAAAGTAAATTTGATTTGGGTTGCTGAATAAGAATTTTGAGCACCCATTTATTTGAATTTCCATCCTATGAATTTGAATTTCCCTCTTATGCCTAGATAGTTTCGTTAAAATTATTGATGAGCTATTGGATACAGCTGTTCAAATGCTGGTTTCTTTATTGAGTCTCATGTAAAATTGGCAATGTTATGGAAGCAAGTTTGTCTATTTGTTGTTGTAATTATATTGGTGCCATGTGGAAAAGCGAGTGGTACGTAGTtagtttaaaaaggaaaatcattgTGAGAGGAGATAGAATTGTCGGCATACAACGGGGTAGAAGATTGATCGTGACTTGCCTCGTCTGCCACTTGGAAGTTTTAGAACTGTGTTGCAAGGCATTCGCGTAAACTAGGTTCccacaattttcaatttcagtATATCTTATTGATCATGCTATTGTTATGTTCATTTTGATACGTGCATTAACAGAGGCATTGGAAATAGTAGCTGCAATGATATTTggtaatttatttccttttgaaaatATGAGGAGTTGGCTACCAAATGCTTTCTATCTTTAAATTGGTTCTTGCATTGTATTTTTAATGAACACTTTCTATTCTGGCTTTTCATTTCTGTATTGGACATTTTACTCCAGGTACATGCATCTATTGCTGAGACTAACCAGCCAAAATGGTGGGAAAAGAATGCTGGCCCAAATATGATTGACATTCATTCCATGCAAGAATTTTTAAGCGCATTAAGTCAAGCAGGAGATAAGTTAGTTATTGTAGAGTTTTATGGCACGTGGTGTGCCTCTTGCAGGGCGTTATTTCCCAAGGCAAGTTAACTTTATTTGTTGACCACATGTTCTTGGTTTCTACCTTTGCCCATAAGTGTAGATAATTCTATCCTagttaatttctaatttcctaaAGTTGCAAGTAGTTCCACACATAATATTAGTTGGCAATATAAAGCTGACCTTATTATTCAAAGTGAACTGGCCATCATTAAGTAGGTATGgttagaagaaaaagaaaggggaaaTGAACAAGCATTCATATGCCTTGGACTAGGGTTCTCCAATCACATGGGAATTTGGATGCTTCCGTTTAGAGCaatgcaataaaaaaattattttattcttgtcCAAATTTTGTGCTAATGTACAGTTATACATTAACCTGATAATCAGTTTCTAAAGCATATGAGCCCTTTGTTCATTAATTGACTTGATATGGGACGGTTATGACTGCGGGGCCTGTCTGATAATTGGTTAGGCTACATTTTTTCTCTCCTCAAAACTCTAGCTTTGCCTAGATGCTTCAGAAATTCTTATACATCTATTCAACAGTATATAAGTATCTATCCTTGCTCTCTGGTATTGAAACACAATTATAAGAATCCTGCTCTGTGATTCTAGAGAAATCTTGTTCACAAGAAAATACTTTCTGATTTTTGGTGTGAATTATCAGAGCTAATGATTTATGAAGTTTCCTAGAGGGCATAAAAGCAACCAAATTAGTCTATTCCCATCATTTATCTGTTTCTGGGGTTAGCTAGCAGAGCTTTTATCTGATTAGAATGTTTCACATTTTATATTCTTCCAGTTTATACTACCAGAATGAGGATATTATTAACTGAGTAATTTGTGTATCTTTTACACCCAATATTTGCATTTGCATAGGAAATTAAAAAcgttttaatttttagtttgtaGAATGCTCTAGTCTGCTGTATATTGCTTCTCCTGAATCTtgacatcattttctttaatggaTCTCTCAGCTCTGCAAGACCGCACAAGATTATCctaacattatatttttaaaggtgAATTTTGATGAGAACAAGTCAATGTGCAAAAGCTTGAATGTAAAGATGCTTCCATGTTTCCACTTTTATCGAGGATCAGATGGACTGCTGGAATCTT from Vitis vinifera cultivar Pinot Noir 40024 chromosome 9, ASM3070453v1 includes these protein-coding regions:
- the LOC132252658 gene encoding thioredoxin-like 2, chloroplastic isoform X2 is translated as MSNPLRFSLNSSKISSFSFSPFSPSSLIFPKSGVPRPNQTPSSRISSLNVLGPLQFTRPKRLASFKVHASIAETNQPKWWEKNAGPNMIDIHSMQEFLSALSQAGDKLVIVEFYGTWCASCRALFPKVNFDENKSMCKSLNVKMLPCFHFYRGSDGLLESFSCSLAKFQKIKDAITKYDIGHSSNGQPKGVGDLHPS
- the LOC132252658 gene encoding thioredoxin-like 2-1, chloroplastic isoform X1; its protein translation is MSNPLRFSLNSSKISSFSFSPFSPSSLIFPKSGVPRPNQTPSSRISSLNVLGPLQFTRPKRLASFKVHASIAETNQPKWWEKNAGPNMIDIHSMQEFLSALSQAGDKLVIVEFYGTWCASCRALFPKLCKTAQDYPNIIFLKVNFDENKSMCKSLNVKMLPCFHFYRGSDGLLESFSCSLAKFQKIKDAITKYDIGHSSNGQPKGVGDLHPS
- the LOC132252658 gene encoding thioredoxin-like 2-1, chloroplastic isoform X3; this encodes MSNPLRFSLNSSKISSFSFSPFSPSSLIFPKSGVPRPNQTPSSRISSLNVLGPLQFTRPKRLASFKVHASIAETNQPKWWEKNAGPNMIDIHSMQEFLSALSQAGDKLVIVEFYGTWCASCRALFPKLCKTAQDYPNIIFLKVNFDENKSMCKSLNVKMLPCFHFYRGSDGLLESFSCSLAK